One genomic region from Shewanella aestuarii encodes:
- a CDS encoding HopJ type III effector protein: protein MSNIADFIDKLEHQADSLMFEDFLALIDSHYDFSVTGFTNGSQRNSAGENSGSCKVFAFGLLQQLTQQQTLALFGQHYRDVLANPQANDHQNIRQFVQHGWDGIQFEQEPAKVLASKAEC, encoded by the coding sequence ATGAGCAATATTGCTGACTTTATCGACAAGCTTGAACATCAAGCCGACAGCCTTATGTTTGAAGACTTTTTAGCATTAATTGATAGCCATTATGACTTCAGCGTAACGGGGTTTACCAATGGATCACAGCGCAACAGTGCGGGTGAAAACTCAGGCTCGTGTAAGGTATTTGCTTTTGGCCTGTTACAACAACTTACTCAGCAGCAAACTTTGGCTCTATTTGGCCAACATTACCGAGATGTGCTGGCTAACCCACAAGCAAATGATCATCAAAATATTCGTCAGTTTGTTCAACATGGCTGGGATGGGATTCAGTTTGAACAAGAACCAGCTAAAGTATTAGCGAGTAAAGCTGAGTGCTAA
- the fusA gene encoding elongation factor G, which produces MAEFTTEQIRNLAVLGHTGSGKSSLLEALLFQGKAIPQKGRVDKGTNHADFTAQEKDHRHSLEPSFLNLDIDNHHINFIDTPGLPDFFGRALLPLPGVETVLLVINAAAGIETITQRAFDAARAQGKVVLIAINHIDENAQRLPALLQDIQTKFGHRCLPVNLPNAALDDVIDCYLHPEPQLQGSALFHDISAARDELVDTVLEEDDELMSLYLEQGESLSPEQLHEPLETALRMGHLVPVCFTSAENEVGIAALLELIIKLCPNPLEANPPQFIKGSGENALPVDVTQSATDHVLAHVFRVSIDPFLGRMGVFRVHQGTITLGMKLFVGDNRKPVKVSSLFKLQGDQQIAVTCAIPGDICAVSKVDELTVGAVLHDSHDEDEFSLPELSFPQPIFGLAISAKRRGDEQKIAEVLNKLVAEDPSLHIAKNEAEGQTVLQGQGDLHLQIALEKAHNMFKVDLETQVPAVAYRETITKAATARYRHKKQSGGSGQFGEVEITIEPLPRGTGFEFVSKVVGGSVPSQYIPAVEKGVKEAMISGALAGYPMQDIKVTLLDGKHHSVDSKEIAFVMAGKKAFLDAVEQASAVILEPIVEMQVSVAQEHVGDITGDISANRGIICGTQATDNNKVSVAVEAPLATVDDYSTRLKSMTGGDGQFAMTFSRYDIVPEHVQRQLIAETKLD; this is translated from the coding sequence ATGGCTGAGTTCACCACCGAACAGATAAGGAATTTAGCAGTGCTAGGGCACACTGGCTCGGGTAAGTCTTCATTGCTAGAGGCATTACTGTTTCAAGGTAAGGCTATCCCCCAAAAAGGCAGGGTCGATAAGGGCACAAATCATGCTGATTTCACTGCCCAAGAAAAAGACCATCGCCATAGCCTAGAACCTTCTTTTCTTAATCTTGACATCGACAATCATCACATTAACTTTATCGATACCCCAGGTTTACCAGACTTTTTTGGCCGCGCCTTATTACCGCTTCCCGGCGTTGAAACCGTTTTATTAGTCATAAACGCTGCCGCTGGTATTGAAACTATTACTCAACGGGCATTTGATGCAGCCAGAGCACAAGGTAAAGTGGTATTAATTGCTATCAACCATATTGATGAAAATGCGCAGCGACTCCCTGCGTTACTGCAAGATATTCAAACTAAATTTGGCCACCGCTGTTTACCAGTCAACTTACCTAACGCAGCACTTGATGATGTAATTGATTGCTACCTTCACCCTGAACCTCAATTGCAAGGCAGTGCATTATTTCACGATATTAGTGCAGCAAGAGATGAGCTAGTTGATACCGTATTAGAAGAAGACGATGAATTAATGTCGCTTTACCTTGAGCAAGGTGAATCGCTAAGTCCTGAGCAATTACACGAACCGTTAGAAACCGCACTGCGAATGGGCCACTTAGTTCCAGTTTGCTTTACCAGTGCAGAAAATGAAGTCGGTATCGCGGCTTTATTGGAGCTTATTATTAAGCTGTGTCCTAATCCACTTGAAGCTAATCCACCACAATTCATCAAAGGTTCTGGTGAAAACGCCCTTCCTGTCGATGTGACCCAGTCAGCAACTGATCACGTACTCGCTCATGTATTTAGGGTTTCTATCGATCCGTTCCTTGGCCGAATGGGAGTATTTCGTGTTCATCAAGGTACCATCACCTTAGGCATGAAGCTATTTGTTGGCGATAACCGTAAACCTGTTAAAGTCAGCAGTTTATTTAAATTACAAGGCGATCAACAAATTGCGGTAACCTGCGCAATCCCCGGTGATATTTGCGCCGTGTCTAAAGTCGATGAGCTCACCGTCGGTGCAGTATTACATGACAGTCACGACGAAGATGAATTTAGCTTACCTGAGTTAAGCTTTCCTCAACCTATCTTTGGTTTAGCCATTTCGGCAAAACGTCGCGGTGATGAGCAAAAAATTGCTGAAGTACTCAATAAATTAGTCGCTGAAGATCCCAGCTTACATATCGCCAAAAATGAAGCTGAAGGACAAACCGTGCTGCAAGGACAAGGTGATTTGCACCTTCAAATCGCTCTCGAAAAAGCCCACAACATGTTTAAGGTTGATTTAGAAACCCAAGTGCCTGCAGTGGCTTACCGCGAAACCATTACCAAAGCAGCCACAGCGCGTTATCGTCATAAAAAACAATCTGGCGGCTCAGGTCAATTTGGTGAAGTTGAAATCACTATCGAGCCTTTACCAAGAGGTACAGGTTTTGAGTTTGTCAGCAAAGTGGTGGGCGGCTCAGTTCCCAGTCAGTATATTCCAGCCGTTGAAAAAGGAGTTAAAGAAGCCATGATTAGCGGCGCACTGGCAGGCTATCCGATGCAAGACATTAAAGTCACCTTACTTGATGGCAAACATCACAGTGTTGACTCTAAAGAAATTGCCTTTGTGATGGCGGGCAAAAAAGCATTTTTAGATGCTGTTGAACAAGCTTCAGCAGTGATCCTCGAGCCGATTGTGGAAATGCAAGTGAGTGTAGCGCAAGAGCATGTAGGTGATATTACGGGCGATATCAGTGCAAATCGCGGCATTATTTGCGGCACACAAGCAACAGATAACAACAAGGTTTCTGTCGCAGTAGAGGCACCATTAGCCACAGTTGATGATTATTCAACTCGGCTGAAATCAATGACAGGTGGCGATGGCCAATTTGCTATGACATTTAGCCGTTATGACATAGTGCCTGAACATGTGCAACGCCAGTTAATAGCCGAAACCAAGCTAGATTAG
- the pbpG gene encoding D-alanyl-D-alanine endopeptidase, which yields MKFIQFVLVACVTLLATSQTVIAAAKSTPANHQELAAGSAMLVDLKTNEVLYASNINQSVPIASVTKLMTAMVVLDAKLPMNEKITVKIDDSPIMNNVHSRVRIGSEVSRETMMLMTLMSSENRAATSLAHHYPGGFKAFVKAMNAKAKALGMSHTYFAEPTGLSVENVSSAKDLVTLLKASQDYPLLGKLSSQEKKHVIFSKPRYKLDFHNTNKLVFKDNWNIALSKTGYTSKAGHCLVMLTEMDKRKVAFVVLDAFGKYTHMADANRLKKWLETGKVSPIPASAKTYKKQKELANVNSDS from the coding sequence ATGAAATTTATCCAATTCGTCCTTGTGGCTTGTGTGACCTTGCTGGCTACATCTCAAACGGTTATAGCCGCGGCCAAATCAACACCGGCAAACCATCAAGAGTTAGCCGCAGGCAGTGCAATGTTGGTCGACCTGAAAACCAATGAAGTTTTATATGCCAGTAACATTAACCAAAGTGTGCCGATTGCTTCTGTCACAAAGCTAATGACGGCCATGGTGGTGTTAGATGCCAAACTACCAATGAATGAAAAAATCACAGTTAAAATTGATGACTCGCCGATTATGAATAATGTGCATTCTCGTGTTCGGATAGGAAGCGAAGTTAGTCGTGAAACCATGATGCTAATGACGTTAATGTCATCGGAAAACCGCGCAGCTACCTCTTTGGCACATCATTATCCGGGTGGTTTTAAAGCTTTTGTCAAAGCGATGAACGCCAAAGCGAAAGCGCTAGGCATGAGCCATACCTATTTTGCAGAGCCAACAGGCTTATCAGTGGAGAATGTATCGAGCGCCAAAGATTTAGTCACCTTATTAAAAGCCAGTCAAGATTATCCATTGCTTGGCAAGCTTAGCTCGCAAGAGAAAAAGCATGTTATTTTTAGTAAACCACGTTACAAGCTAGATTTTCACAACACCAATAAACTGGTGTTTAAAGATAATTGGAACATTGCACTTTCTAAAACCGGTTATACCAGTAAAGCGGGGCATTGCTTAGTGATGTTGACCGAAATGGATAAACGTAAAGTGGCATTTGTGGTATTGGATGCTTTTGGTAAATATACCCACATGGCAGATGCAAATCGTCTTAAAAAGTGGCTTGAAACCGGCAAGGTTTCACCTATTCCAGCCTCGGCTAAAACGTATAAAAAACAAAAAGAACTAGCCAATGTAAACAGTGATAGCTAA
- a CDS encoding pirin family protein — MITLRHAHERGHANFGWLDSKHSFSFGSYYDAAHMGISALRVINDDKVSPGAGFTPHGHKNMEIISYVLEGAIAHKDSEGNVAVLPAGEFQLMSAGTGISHSEFNASKTDDLKFLQIWIQPNVIGTKPEYQQKHFGQALGLTTIASADGKEGSLRLKQDATLSQLILAAQSQLTIEVSPSRHTYVHQVQGELSINHHKLNAGDGAHISEVQSITLNNVSDQQVTALIFDLP; from the coding sequence ATGATCACTTTACGTCACGCACATGAGCGAGGCCATGCAAACTTTGGCTGGTTAGATAGCAAGCATAGTTTTTCATTCGGTAGCTATTACGATGCTGCGCACATGGGAATATCTGCACTTAGAGTCATTAATGATGATAAAGTCTCGCCAGGTGCTGGATTTACCCCTCATGGTCACAAAAACATGGAAATCATCAGCTATGTGCTTGAAGGCGCAATTGCCCATAAAGACAGCGAAGGTAATGTTGCCGTGTTACCTGCTGGTGAGTTTCAATTAATGTCCGCAGGAACTGGGATTAGCCATAGTGAATTCAATGCGTCTAAAACTGATGACCTCAAATTTTTACAAATTTGGATCCAACCCAATGTAATAGGCACTAAACCTGAATATCAACAAAAGCACTTTGGTCAAGCACTGGGGTTAACCACAATCGCCTCTGCTGATGGCAAAGAGGGCAGCTTACGATTAAAACAAGATGCAACCTTGTCACAGCTTATTTTAGCTGCGCAATCACAGCTCACCATTGAAGTCAGCCCAAGCCGACATACCTATGTTCATCAAGTTCAAGGGGAATTGTCGATAAACCACCACAAGTTAAATGCTGGCGATGGCGCACATATTAGTGAAGTTCAATCGATAACACTTAACAATGTTAGTGATCAACAAGTCACCGCATTAATATTTGATTTACCTTAG
- a CDS encoding cupin domain-containing protein has translation MLNMDFSQRVVINTHELKWDKSPAPGVWRKRLARQDAECGHATSIVKYDAGAKFASHPHPKGEEILVLDGVFSDETGDYPKGSYIRNPEGFSHAPFSVEGCTLLVKLHQFQQTDTEQVLIDTQNNQWQQGYGALQVMPLHQHLTESTALVYWPAGTQFQPHRHFGGEEIYVISGEFIDELGRYPAGTWIRSPHLSAHNPYVEQNTLIWVKVGHL, from the coding sequence ATGTTAAACATGGATTTTAGTCAGCGCGTGGTGATCAACACTCATGAGCTTAAATGGGATAAAAGTCCTGCCCCTGGTGTTTGGCGCAAGCGTCTTGCAAGGCAAGACGCCGAGTGTGGCCATGCTACCAGTATTGTTAAATATGATGCAGGAGCCAAGTTTGCCAGCCATCCACACCCTAAAGGTGAAGAGATACTGGTATTAGACGGGGTATTTTCAGATGAAACTGGCGACTACCCCAAAGGGAGCTATATTCGTAATCCAGAAGGTTTTAGCCATGCACCCTTTAGTGTCGAAGGATGCACATTATTAGTTAAGCTGCATCAGTTTCAACAAACCGATACTGAACAAGTTTTAATTGATACACAAAATAATCAATGGCAACAAGGTTATGGCGCACTACAGGTGATGCCTCTTCATCAACACCTCACTGAGTCTACCGCGTTAGTTTATTGGCCTGCGGGGACTCAATTTCAACCCCATAGGCATTTTGGCGGCGAAGAGATTTATGTTATTAGCGGTGAGTTTATTGATGAGTTAGGCCGCTATCCTGCTGGCACTTGGATCCGTAGTCCGCATTTAAGCGCACACAATCCCTATGTTGAACAAAACACCTTAATTTGGGTAAAAGTGGGTCATTTGTAA
- a CDS encoding GGDEF domain-containing protein, producing the protein MDAFILHLIIVIVSAVMVITFSIFYVIGHKQRCLLDWTIAGGLFLVSSTIGLLSYYVTLPYWLGPAAANGLYVLAHLGLLVGLRRHFQLAPQWIPVIYIAVLVFFIHYIPGLLETLTHRLLYIYPLLMLISISTVITVLRNTKQQTLLLTYYPLMLAELIFFGQQLVRFVFVAFDQTFPLTELGSQLLLESGTLAVIVFLTLMTLACCLIVSRQQQAHLHQATQVDKLTGLLTKPSLVLQASQCFNPDSQQQKLSFLLVEVADIERVNQDFGSNVTDDVIKHVADIVQHIANVQHEVFRLNERKFVVLSTHFDLAQLQGLTQRIHLKVACCRLNTLPKEISVAVNIGFALQTKDDHSWQTILQRAGAELKNPTLQVKPQQQQGSKLHNIMSFGLHS; encoded by the coding sequence ATGGACGCTTTTATTTTACATCTGATCATCGTCATTGTTAGCGCTGTGATGGTCATCACCTTCAGTATTTTTTATGTTATTGGCCATAAACAACGCTGCTTGCTGGATTGGACAATTGCTGGTGGGCTGTTTTTGGTTAGTAGCACCATAGGGTTGCTATCTTATTATGTCACCTTGCCTTATTGGTTGGGACCTGCTGCGGCAAATGGTTTGTACGTTCTTGCTCATTTAGGTTTGCTGGTTGGCTTAAGGCGGCATTTTCAATTAGCGCCCCAATGGATACCGGTTATTTATATCGCTGTATTAGTGTTTTTTATTCATTATATTCCTGGGCTGCTTGAAACGTTAACTCACCGCTTATTGTATATCTACCCACTTTTAATGCTGATCAGTATTTCTACGGTTATCACAGTATTGCGAAATACCAAACAACAAACTCTTCTGCTAACTTATTATCCATTGATGCTGGCTGAACTGATTTTTTTTGGCCAACAACTTGTTCGTTTTGTGTTTGTGGCGTTTGACCAAACCTTTCCACTCACTGAACTAGGCAGTCAATTGTTACTAGAGTCCGGTACGCTGGCCGTTATCGTTTTTCTTACGCTAATGACTTTAGCTTGTTGTTTAATTGTTTCTCGTCAGCAACAGGCACATTTACATCAAGCAACGCAAGTCGATAAGTTAACGGGATTATTAACAAAACCTTCGTTAGTTTTACAGGCTAGCCAATGCTTTAATCCTGATAGTCAGCAGCAAAAGTTAAGTTTTCTTTTAGTTGAAGTGGCTGATATTGAAAGGGTGAACCAAGATTTTGGCTCGAATGTAACAGATGATGTTATTAAACATGTTGCCGATATCGTGCAGCATATAGCCAATGTTCAACATGAGGTCTTTAGACTGAATGAGCGCAAATTTGTAGTGTTATCGACACATTTTGATCTGGCGCAATTACAAGGTTTAACTCAGCGGATTCATCTTAAAGTGGCCTGTTGTCGTTTAAACACTTTGCCTAAAGAGATATCGGTTGCGGTGAATATTGGTTTTGCGCTTCAAACTAAGGATGACCATAGCTGGCAGACGATTTTGCAAAGGGCTGGTGCAGAACTAAAGAATCCGACTTTGCAAGTAAAACCTCAACAGCAACAAGGGTCCAAATTACATAATATTATGTCATTTGGCTTACATTCATAA
- a CDS encoding methyl-accepting chemotaxis protein, with product MLIRSKLMLSAAVSILALLSMFGLQRYSASVFEKLSHASNNVVEVEKEILQLRREEKDFLTRLDLSYIDKHKQNFADLNVLFQALGSLLEERNISTQALNRLRASIDLYGKTFAEIVVLQKEIGLTPKSGLYGTLRDAVHSVEQLLSSNSDSTLTIIMLQLRRNEKDFMLRRDTKYVDTFQDNINLFKQSLTNSNLAYNIKTELLNNIERYQNDFLRLVSKEREFGLSVNDGKMLELRDVIHQTEQDVKALHEQTFAEIAQAEQNAIYLGVAVSLIITAFLIAITFIIIRSIIVPVERITQVISRIEQTKNLSLRCDESGDDELSRIAVHFNSMVQAFHHLIEQVNEAVEAMNHSCHELSKNASTASEGVLRQLNETDMVATAITQMGSTIDEIAKNTELAALKASQTHDNAQSGQVGVEQTIAKIEQLASQLNDSSQVITQLEADSITIGRVLDVIRGIAEQTNLLALNAAIEAARAGEQGRGFAVVADEVRSLAMRTQESTEEISSIINTLQSRTHSIVQLMDTCQRQGGESAEQAATAGTLLSQINNDVINIMDMSTQIAAAIEEQSMVAAEVGKNIVVIRDIADETAQASEENAASSEELSIRAAALHEAVSVFKV from the coding sequence ATGCTGATCCGCTCAAAGCTCATGTTAAGTGCTGCAGTTTCTATTTTGGCACTATTATCCATGTTTGGATTGCAACGATACTCCGCGAGTGTTTTTGAAAAACTTTCCCATGCCAGTAATAATGTTGTTGAAGTTGAAAAAGAAATATTACAGCTACGCAGAGAAGAAAAGGATTTTTTAACTCGACTCGATTTGAGTTACATCGACAAACACAAACAGAATTTTGCTGATTTAAATGTGCTGTTTCAAGCATTAGGTAGCTTACTCGAAGAAAGAAATATTTCGACTCAAGCGCTTAATCGTTTACGTGCCAGCATTGATCTGTATGGCAAAACCTTTGCTGAGATCGTGGTGTTACAGAAAGAAATTGGCTTAACGCCCAAATCAGGTCTTTACGGCACCTTGCGTGATGCAGTGCATAGTGTAGAGCAATTACTTTCATCCAATAGTGATAGCACATTAACCATTATCATGTTGCAATTACGTCGTAATGAAAAAGACTTTATGCTGCGCCGTGATACAAAGTATGTAGATACTTTTCAAGACAATATTAATCTATTCAAACAATCGTTAACTAATTCAAATTTAGCTTATAACATTAAAACTGAACTCTTAAATAACATCGAGCGTTACCAAAATGATTTCCTCAGACTGGTCAGTAAAGAGCGCGAATTTGGCTTGTCTGTCAATGATGGGAAAATGCTTGAACTTCGAGATGTTATTCATCAAACCGAGCAAGATGTTAAGGCATTGCATGAGCAAACTTTTGCCGAAATTGCTCAGGCAGAGCAAAATGCGATTTATCTTGGTGTGGCGGTGTCGCTGATTATCACTGCTTTTTTGATTGCTATTACCTTCATAATTATACGAAGCATTATTGTACCGGTTGAAAGAATTACTCAGGTGATTTCCAGAATAGAGCAAACTAAAAATTTGTCATTACGCTGTGATGAATCTGGAGATGATGAGCTATCCCGTATTGCTGTGCATTTCAACAGTATGGTTCAAGCGTTTCATCACTTGATTGAGCAAGTTAATGAGGCGGTAGAGGCGATGAATCACTCATGTCATGAGTTATCAAAAAATGCATCTACGGCTTCTGAAGGTGTGTTACGGCAGTTAAATGAAACGGACATGGTGGCGACAGCAATCACACAAATGGGCTCAACCATTGATGAAATAGCTAAAAATACTGAGCTTGCTGCATTAAAAGCCAGTCAAACCCATGACAATGCTCAAAGTGGTCAAGTGGGTGTGGAGCAAACGATTGCTAAAATTGAGCAGCTAGCAAGCCAGTTAAATGATTCCTCGCAAGTGATCACGCAACTGGAAGCCGATAGTATCACTATTGGTCGGGTACTTGATGTGATCCGTGGTATTGCTGAGCAAACTAACTTACTCGCGCTTAATGCGGCAATCGAGGCTGCAAGGGCTGGCGAGCAAGGAAGAGGCTTTGCGGTTGTTGCTGATGAAGTAAGAAGTTTAGCGATGCGAACTCAAGAATCTACTGAGGAAATATCTAGTATTATCAATACACTACAGTCAAGAACTCATTCTATTGTGCAATTAATGGATACTTGTCAGCGTCAAGGGGGGGAAAGTGCTGAGCAAGCTGCAACAGCAGGCACCTTGTTAAGTCAGATCAACAATGATGTGATCAATATTATGGACATGAGTACACAAATAGCTGCAGCGATTGAAGAGCAAAGTATGGTTGCTGCTGAGGTCGGTAAAAATATTGTTGTGATTCGTGATATTGCTGATGAAACGGCACAAGCATCTGAAGAAAATGCGGCGTCATCTGAAGAGTTAAGTATTCGTGCGGCAGCACTGCATGAAGCGGTGAGTGTGTTCAAAGTGTAA
- the rpiA gene encoding ribose-5-phosphate isomerase RpiA, translated as MTQDEMKKAAGWAALKYVERDTIVGVGTGSTVNHFIDALATIKDDIKGAVSSSEASTAKLKQLGIEVFDLNNVDEIAVYVDGADEINDRMDMIKGGGAALTREKIVAAVAKKFICIVDNTKQVSILGQFPLPVEVIPMARSYVARELVKLGGDPEYRQGVITDNGNVILDVHNMQILDPKVMETKINAIVGVVTNGLFANRGADVLLVGTPNGVATVLPK; from the coding sequence ATGACTCAAGATGAAATGAAAAAAGCCGCAGGATGGGCAGCGCTGAAATACGTTGAACGAGATACCATAGTTGGAGTGGGTACGGGTTCAACGGTTAACCACTTCATTGATGCCCTTGCCACAATCAAGGATGACATCAAAGGTGCGGTATCAAGTTCTGAAGCTTCAACGGCTAAATTAAAGCAGCTTGGTATTGAAGTATTTGACCTAAACAATGTTGATGAAATTGCGGTTTATGTTGATGGTGCAGATGAAATTAATGATCGCATGGATATGATCAAAGGTGGCGGCGCAGCATTAACGCGTGAAAAAATTGTCGCAGCAGTGGCCAAAAAGTTCATTTGTATTGTTGATAATACTAAGCAAGTTTCTATTTTAGGCCAGTTCCCACTGCCGGTTGAAGTTATCCCAATGGCGCGTTCATACGTTGCACGTGAACTTGTTAAATTAGGAGGCGATCCTGAATACCGTCAAGGTGTTATTACTGATAATGGTAATGTGATTTTAGATGTGCATAACATGCAAATATTAGATCCCAAAGTAATGGAAACTAAAATCAATGCGATTGTAGGTGTTGTCACTAATGGCCTTTTTGCTAACCGAGGGGCTGATGTACTACTTGTAGGCACTCCAAATGGGGTTGCGACAGTTTTACCAAAATAA